The stretch of DNA CAGATCGCGGATGGTCTCGGCCTGACGGCGGTCCATGCCCAGCAGATCGGCGGCGCGCGCCATATCAATGTCGAGAAAAGTACGGCCCATCAGGAAGTTGGAGGCTTCCGCCGCCACATTCTTGGCCAGCTTGGCAAGGCGCTGCGTGGCGATGATCCCGGCCAGACCGCGCTTACGGCCGCGGCACATCAGATTGGTCATCGCCGAAAGCGACAGGCGGCGGACCTCGTCGGTGACATCGCCAGCGGCGGCGGGGGCGAACATCTGCGCCTCATCCACCACCACCAGAGCGGGGTACCACTGGTCGCGCGGGGCATCGAACAGCGTGTTGATGAAGGTGGCGGCGCAGCGCATCTGCGCCTCGATCTCAAGCCCGTCCAAGGCGAGAATCACGCTCGCGCGGTGCTGGCGGACGCGGTTGGCCAGCCGGATCAGGTCGTTGTTCGAATAGGCCGCGCCATCGACGACGATATGCCCGAAAGGCTCGGCCAGCGTGACGAAATCGCCCTCCGGGTCGATCACCACCTGCTGGACCAGCGCAGCGCTTTCCTCCAGCAACCGGCGCAGCAAATGGCTCTTGCCCGAGCCCGAATTGCCTTGAACCAGCAAACGGGTCGCCAAAAGTTCCTCAATGTCGATTTGCAGAGCCTTGCCGCCCTGCTGTTCGCCGATGATGACCGATGCGCTCACGGGGGCGGGGTTTACCTTTTGCTCGGGTTGGGGCCTAGGGGCGGAAAGCAGGTTTTCCAGAGGTTTTCGGTAGAAGGACAAGAGAAGATGCGAGGGGATTATCCCCTCGCGCTCCCGTTAATGTCTACCTTGCGCCACGGGTTCAGCCTTGCGCTAAATTTGCCGCGCCGCAGGCAGGAAAACTGAATGCCTGCGGCGTCTTAGGTGAAACAGGTGGAAAGTCTGGACGCAAGGATGCGGCGCCACCACCCATGCGTCGGGAGACGAAATGGGAGCGCGAGGGGGTAACCCCCTCGCATCTTTCTTACTTCAACAATTCCGCAGCCAGAGCTTCCGCCACCCGAATCCCATCCACCGCCGCCGACAGAATCCCGCCAGCATAACCGGCGCCTTCACCCGCCGGGTACAGCCGCGCGTGTTCAGAGACTGCAGATCCTTCCCCCGCGTAATGCGCAGAGGCGACGATGTGCGCGTTTCCACGCCGGTCATGATCACATCGGGATGGTCATAACCGGGCACCTGACGGCCGAACACCGGCAGCGCCTCGCGGATCGAGTCGATCACGTAATCGGGCAGACATTCGCGCAGATCGGTCAGGTGGACGCCGGGCTTGTAGCTGGGCGTCACCGCCCCGAAATCGCCCGAGGACGCCCGCCCCGCCAGCAGATCGCTCACCTTCTGCCCCGGCGCCTGATAGTTGCTGCCCCCCGCGATATAGGCCAGATCCTCCCAGTGGCGCTGGAAGGCGATGCCTGCCAGAGGACCGCCGGGATAATCCTTGCCGGGATCAATCGTCACCACCAGACCGGAGTTGGCGTTGAACTCGGCGCGCGAATATTGGCTCATGCCGTTGGTGACGACGCGGCCTTCCTCGCTGGTGGCCGCCACCACCCGCCCACCGGGGCACATGCAGAAGCTGTAAACCGTGCGCCCGTTCGAGCACTGATAAGACAGCGAATAGGCCGCCGCGCCCAAAATCTCGTTCCCGGCGCAAGCACCGAAACGCGCCTTGTCGACCCAGCTTTGCGGATGTTCGATACGCACACCGATGGCGAAGGGCTTGGCCTCCATGGTGACGCCCGCCTCGTGCAGCGTCTCGAAGGTGTCGCGGGCGGAATGACCCACCGCCATGATGACATGGCTGGTCTCGATATAGCCGCCATCGGCCAGATGCAGGCCGCGCAGCTTGCGGTCCTCCCCCTCACCGGCGATATCGAAACCACTGACGCGCGTGCTGAAACGATATTCGCCGCCCAGCTTCTCGATGGTGTCGCGCATGCTCATCACCATCGTCACCAGACGGAAGGTGCCGATATGCGGATGCGCCTCATAGAGGATATCGTCGGGCGCCCCGGCCTTCACGAACTCCACCAGCACCTTGCGGCCCAGATGGCGCGGGTCCTTGATGCGGCTGTAGAGCTTGCCGTCGGAGAAGGTGCCCGCGCCGCCCTCGCCGAACTGCACGTTCGATTCCGGGTTGAGTTCGCTGCGGCGCCACAGGCCCCATGTGTCCTTGGTGCGCTCGCGCACGGCCTTGCCGCGCTCGATGATGATGGGCTTCAGCCCCATCTGCGCCAGAATCAGCGCCGCCAGCAACCCGCAGGGCCCCGCGCCGATCACCACCGGGCGCGGGCCCTTGTAATCGGCAGGCGCCATCACCGGGAAGTGATAGGACGTGTCGGGCGTGGCCCGCACATGCTGATCCTCGGCAAAGCCGGTGAGGATGCGCGCTTCGTCCTCCACCTCGACATCCAGCACATAGACCAGCTTGATCGCGCTTTTCTTGCGAGCGTCATTGCCACGGCGGACCATATGGACGCGGCGCAGCGCTTCGGGCGCAATACCCAGTTTCGCGCAGACGGCGCGCTCCAGATCCTCGGGGGCGTGGTCGAGCGGCAGGATGATGTCGGAGAGGCGTAGCATCGCCGCCCCATACGCTCCCTCTCGGTTTTTCGCCACCCCGCTTGACCAGCGGGCGCACCACCCATAGATGATGCATATGCATCAACGACTCTGCGTCTGCACCACCATGCGCCGTGCCACCCGCGCGCTCACCCGTGCCTATGACGAGGCGCTGGCCCCCTTTGGCATCACGGTGCAGCAGTTCGCCATCCTGCGCGACATCCAGCGCGCGGGCACCATCCCCCTGCCCCGCCTGGCCGAGGGTCTGGTGATGGACCGCACCAGCCTCTACCGCGCCCTGCCCCCGCTGGAGCGCGAGGGCCTGCTGGTGCTGGAAAGCCCCTCGCCGCGCAGCCGCACCGCCACCCTCACCCCGGCAGGCCAACAGCGGGTGCAGGATGCCAACCCGGCATGGGAAGCGCTGCAAACCCGCATCCTAGGCGCCATGCAACCGGGCGAATGGGACCAGATGCAATCCAGCGCCGACCGCCTCGCCACACAGCTCTCCTCGGGAACCCTCTGACCATGACGACGACACAGACCGCCACTCTGGCCGCCAGAGGCAGCAAGGCTCTGGCCATTCAGGTCACCGCGATCACCTTCCTCGCCCTGCTGGTCTCGGCGGGGCTGCGCTCGGCGCCCGGCGTGATGATGGTGCCGCTGGGGCTGCATTTCGGCTGGGACCGGGCGACGGTCTCGCTCACCTCGGCGATCGGCATCTTTCTTTATGGGCTGGTCGGGCCGTTCGCCGCCGCGCTGATGCTCTCGATCGGCATCAGGCGCACCATGATGGGCGGCCTCGCGCTGATGGCGGCCGGCACGCTGGCCAGCCACTGGATGAGCCAGAGCTGGCACTATCTGCTGACATGGGGCGTGATCTCCGGGTTTGGCAGCGGGGCAGTCGCCAATGTGCTGGGCGCCACCGTCACCAACCGCTGGTTCGCCAAACGGCAGGGGCTGGTAATGGGGCTGTTCTCGGCCTCGACCGCCACGGGCTCGCTGGTGTTTCTGCCCTTCCTCGCATGGCTGACGCGCGACGGCGCATGGCAGCCGGTGGTGGACACGGTGGGTCTTGCCAGCCTGATCATGATCCCGCTGGTGCTGCTCCTGCTGCCCGAAAGCCCGGCCTCACGCGGGATCGCCCGCTTTGGCGAAGCCCCCGGCACGCCCCCGCCGCCCCCGCGTCAGGCCAGCGCGATGCTGGCGCTGGAAGCTCTGGCCCGTGCCAGCAAATCGGGCACCTTCTGGCTGCTGTTCGGCACGTTTTTCGTCTGCGGAGCGACCACCAACGGCCTCGTCGGCACGCATCTCATCGCCTATTGCGGCGACCATGGCATCGCGCCCGTCGCGGCGGCGGGCTTGCTCTCCACCATGGGCATCTTCGACCTGTTCGGCACCACCGCCTCGGGTTGGCTGACCGACCGTTTCGACCCGCGCCGCTTGCTCTTTGTCTATTACGGCCTGCGGGGGCTGTCGCTGATCGTGCTGCCCTTCCTTGACTTCGGCCCCATCGGCCTTGGTGTCTTCGCGGTGTTCTACGGGCTCGACTGGATCGCCACCGTGCCCCCCACGCTGGCCATCGCCAACCGCGCCTTTGGCGAGCGCGAGGCCCCGATCATCTTCGGCTGGGTGGTCGCCGGACATCAGCTTGGCGCGGCCTGCGCGGCGCTGGGGGCGGGTCTGGTGCGGCAGGAGTGGGGCTCCTACGGCCCCGCCTTTGCCGGAGCGGGCGTGCTGGGCCTGCTGGCGGCACTCGCTGCCCTGGCGCTGCCCCATGCGCGGGCGCAGCTTCGCCCGGCTTGAAGAAATGGCCCCGTCCCCCTAAAGGCCCCCCAAGGCTTCAAGGGAACGGACACATGGCACAGATCATCGACGGCAAGGCCCTCGCCGCAAGACTGATGGAGGACACCCGCCAGGGCGTCGCCGACATCGTCGCCGCCACCGGCAGCGCGCCGGGCCTCGCCGTGGTGCTCGTCGGCAGCGATCCGGCCAGCGAGGTCTATGTCGGCCGCAAGATCAGCCAGTGCCGCAAGGCCGGCATCAACTCGATCGAGCACCGCCTGCCCGCCGATACCGATCAGGCCGCGTTGATCGCCCTGATCGACAGCCTCAACGCCGACCCCGCCATCCACGGCATCCTCGTGCAGCTTCCCCTGCCCAAGGGCCTCGACGCCGCCCCCATCCTCGACCGCATCAGCCCGGCCAAGGATGTCGACGGCTTCCATCCGGTGAATGTCGGGCGCCTGTCCTCGGGCACCGGCGGCCTCGTGCCCTGCACCCCGCTGGGCATCATGCTGCTGCTCGACAGCGTGATCGACGACTATCGCGGCCTCAACGTCTGCGTCATTGGCAAGTCGAACATCGTGGGCAAGCCGGTCTCCATGCTGCTCCTTGAGCGCGAGGCGACCGTCACCGTCACCCATATCGAAACCATCGACCTGCCCGATATCGCCCGCAAGGCCGACATCATCGTGGCAGCGGCCGGCGCCCCGCACCTCGTGCGCGGCTATTGGGTGAAGCCCGGCGCGGTGGTGATCGACGTGGGCATCACCCGCATCACCGACCACGACGGCGTGACCAAGCTGGTCGGCGATTGCGCGACTCACGAACTGGACCACGCCCGCGCGGTGACGCCCGTGCCCGGTGGTGTTGGGCCGATGACCATCGCCTGTCTGTTGGCCAATACGGTCAAGGCAGCCAAGATGGGCTTGAAGTAAGAAAGATCATGCGAGGGTGTTACACCCTCGCGCTCCCATTTTTGTCAGCGTTGCGCATCGGGTTCGGCCATAGAATAAGGTCGCCGCGCCGCAGGCAGGAAATTGAATGCCTGCGGCGCCTTAGATAGCGCAGGTGGAGAGCCGGGGCGCACCATTTCGGCGCCACTACCCCATCGTCGGAAGACGTTATGGGAGCGCGAGGGGGTAACCCCCTCGCATCTTTCTTACTCTTTTTTTATCCCAGAAACACTTCGTCACACACGGGACGATCAAGCGCAAAGCGCGGGCTTTATCTCCGTATTCATCACGGAAATGGAGCCCACCCTCATGTTGTTCACCACTTTTGCGACGCTGGCGCTGAGCGCCTCCGCCCCCACCATGATCGACCAGCCTCTTCAGGCCATTGGCTGCCATCCGCAGCCGGGCAAGGTGATGGGTTGTGTCACCAATAGCCATGTCGTTGCGCAGCAGCGCGCGATGGGCACCGCTCCGGTGGTGCTGGCCAAGGTCGATGACGCCACTGCCCCGCGCACTGTCGCCTGCCATCCCGATCCCAGCCGCAACCGTGGCTGTTTCCGCCCGGCGCCGGGTGCTCAGGTGAAGCCTGTCGTGGCCAAGGCCGCAGCGCAGCCCGTGCAGGAGAGCGCCGAAGCCGATCGCGCAACCGCGTCCCAGGGCAGCAGCCTCCGCAAGGTTGGCTGATGTCCTGCCGGGCGGCGGTCGACCTTCCCATGGGTGGGTCATGCCACCTCCTTTATGCGTCGTGCCCTGACGCAGGCATGGCCTGACCGCCGCCCGGCTACCTTCCCCTTGAAAAGAGAGCGCAAGCGTGACACTTCGTGCGTTGATGCCTGATATTGCCGCCCCTGATGCCGTTCCCGGTTCGGCGCCCTCGATCCTGCTGGTCGAGGATGACACCGCGCTGCGCGTGCTGACGGCGCGTGCCCTCAAGGCCCATGGCTATGACGTGCGCACGGCCTGCAGCGGCGCGGAGATGTGGGTGGCGCTCGAAGCGGCGCCGGCCGATCTGCTGGTGCTCGACATCATGCTGCCCGGCACCAATGGCATCGAGCTGTTCCGCCGCATCCGCAAGACCAGCGAGGTGCCGATCATCTTCGTCTCCGCGCGCGGCAGCGAGGAAGACCGCGTGCTGGGTCTGGAACTGGGCGCCGACGACTATCTGGCCAAGCCCTTCGGCACGCGCGAGCTGATCGCGCGCATCGGCGCGGTGCTGCGCCGTGGCGGCGGCAATGGCGGCGAGAACACCAGCGGTGAGCGCGATCTGGGCCGCCGCGATGTGGAGTTCGACGGCTGGCGCCTGTCCATGGCCCGCCACGAGCTGACCGCGCCCGACGGCACCATCGTCGACCTGACCGGCGCGGAGTTCGACCTGCTCTGCACCTTCGTCAGCCAGCCGCAGCGCGTCATCGGGCGCCAGCGGCTGATCGAACTGTCGCGCACCCGCATCGGCGATTCGTCGGACCGCTCGATCGACGTGCTGGTCAGCCGCCTGCGCCGCAAGCTGACCGACACCGGCGGCACCGCGCCGCTCGTCACCGTGCGCGGCGTGGGTTACATGTTCAACCTGCCGGTCACGCGTTCTTGATCCATCGCTTGCGCCAATGGGCGGGCCATATCGGCCTGTTCGGGCGTCTTCTGGCGCTCCTGGTGCTGGTGATGATGGTGGATTTCACCGCCAACGCGCTGATTTTCGAGAAAGCCAGCGACTTCGCCCTGCATCAGGAGGATGCCGCCCGCCTTGCCGAAAGGCTGGTGGTGGCCGATCAGGTGCTGGAGACCGAGCCGCTGATCTCGCGCCCCCGCGTCGCCGGGGAACTGAGCACCGAAACCCTCAAGATCAGTTGGTCCCCGGCGCGTGAACGCCCGCTGGCGGCGCTGACTCTGGCGGCGCTGCAGGGGCAGATCCTCTCCGCCCAGCCCTCTTTGGCGCATCGCAATCTGCAACTGCACCTTTCCACCTTTTCCGAGGATATCGGCGGCTCGCTGACGCTGAGCGACGGATCGCTGGTCAGCTTTCACAACCACAGCAGGCGGGCATGGCCGCTCAAGGCCGGGCGGCTGATCTCGCTGGTGCTGCCCTCGCTGGTGCTGGTGGGCCTCGCGCTGGTGATGATGCAGGCGATCCTGCATCCGCTGCGCCGTCTGG from Novosphingobium sp. encodes:
- a CDS encoding MarR family winged helix-turn-helix transcriptional regulator, which codes for MHQRLCVCTTMRRATRALTRAYDEALAPFGITVQQFAILRDIQRAGTIPLPRLAEGLVMDRTSLYRALPPLEREGLLVLESPSPRSRTATLTPAGQQRVQDANPAWEALQTRILGAMQPGEWDQMQSSADRLATQLSSGTL
- a CDS encoding MFS transporter, with the protein product MTTTQTATLAARGSKALAIQVTAITFLALLVSAGLRSAPGVMMVPLGLHFGWDRATVSLTSAIGIFLYGLVGPFAAALMLSIGIRRTMMGGLALMAAGTLASHWMSQSWHYLLTWGVISGFGSGAVANVLGATVTNRWFAKRQGLVMGLFSASTATGSLVFLPFLAWLTRDGAWQPVVDTVGLASLIMIPLVLLLLPESPASRGIARFGEAPGTPPPPPRQASAMLALEALARASKSGTFWLLFGTFFVCGATTNGLVGTHLIAYCGDHGIAPVAAAGLLSTMGIFDLFGTTASGWLTDRFDPRRLLFVYYGLRGLSLIVLPFLDFGPIGLGVFAVFYGLDWIATVPPTLAIANRAFGEREAPIIFGWVVAGHQLGAACAALGAGLVRQEWGSYGPAFAGAGVLGLLAALAALALPHARAQLRPA
- the folD gene encoding bifunctional methylenetetrahydrofolate dehydrogenase/methenyltetrahydrofolate cyclohydrolase FolD, whose amino-acid sequence is MAQIIDGKALAARLMEDTRQGVADIVAATGSAPGLAVVLVGSDPASEVYVGRKISQCRKAGINSIEHRLPADTDQAALIALIDSLNADPAIHGILVQLPLPKGLDAAPILDRISPAKDVDGFHPVNVGRLSSGTGGLVPCTPLGIMLLLDSVIDDYRGLNVCVIGKSNIVGKPVSMLLLEREATVTVTHIETIDLPDIARKADIIVAAAGAPHLVRGYWVKPGAVVIDVGITRITDHDGVTKLVGDCATHELDHARAVTPVPGGVGPMTIACLLANTVKAAKMGLK
- a CDS encoding response regulator transcription factor is translated as MPDIAAPDAVPGSAPSILLVEDDTALRVLTARALKAHGYDVRTACSGAEMWVALEAAPADLLVLDIMLPGTNGIELFRRIRKTSEVPIIFVSARGSEEDRVLGLELGADDYLAKPFGTRELIARIGAVLRRGGGNGGENTSGERDLGRRDVEFDGWRLSMARHELTAPDGTIVDLTGAEFDLLCTFVSQPQRVIGRQRLIELSRTRIGDSSDRSIDVLVSRLRRKLTDTGGTAPLVTVRGVGYMFNLPVTRS